A part of Spodoptera frugiperda isolate SF20-4 chromosome 25, AGI-APGP_CSIRO_Sfru_2.0, whole genome shotgun sequence genomic DNA contains:
- the LOC126912317 gene encoding adhesive plaque matrix protein-like → MPSSSSPCKVRPSPSPSCKVTHSSSPSCKVRPSPPPSYKVRPSSSSPGKFRPSFSPSCKVTPLSSPPCKFRPSPSPPCKVRPSPSPSCKVRPSSSPSYKVTHSSSPPCKVRPSPSPSYKVRPSPSPSCKVTPSSSPPCKFRPSPSPPCKVRPSPSPSYKVRPSSSLPCKVRPSPSPSCKVRPSPSPSCKVRPSPSPSCKVTPLSSPPCKFRPSPSPPCKVRPSPSPSCKVRPSSSPSYKVRPSPSPSCKVTPSSSPPCKVRPSPSPSYKVRPSPSPSCKVTPSSSPPCKFRPSPSPSCKVRPSPSPSCKVTPSSSFFFAV, encoded by the exons ATGCCTTCATCTTCttcgccgtgtaaggttaggccttctccttctccatCATGTAAGGTAACGCATTCATCTTCTCcgtcgtgtaag gttaggccttctcctcctccgtcttataaggttaggccttcatcttcttcgCCGGGTAAGTTTAGGCCTTCATTTTCTCCGTCTTGTAAGGTAACGCCTTtatcttctccgccgtgtaagtttaggccttctccttctccgccgtgtaaggttaggccttctccttctccgtcttgtaaggttaggccttcatcttctccgtcttataag gtAACGCattcatcttctccgccgtgtaaggttaggccttctccttctccgtcttataaggttaggccttctccttctccatCTTGTAAG GTaacgccttcatcttctccgccgtgtaagtttaggccttctccttctccgccgtgtaaggttaggccttctccttctccgtcttataaggttaggccttcatcttctctgccgtgtaag gttaggccttctccttctccgtcttgtaaggttaggccttctccttctccgtcgtGTAAG gttaggccttctccttctccatCATGTAAG GTAACGCCTTtatcttctccgccgtgtaagtttaggccttctccttctccgccgtgtaaggttaggccttctccttctccgtcttgtaaggttaggccttcatcttctccgtcttataag gttaggccttctccttctccatcttgtaaggtaacgccttcatcttctccgccgtgtaag gttaggccttctccttctccgtcttataaggttaggccttctccttctccatcttgtaaggtaacgccttcatcttctccgccgtgtaag tttaggccttctccttctccgtcttgtaaggttaggccttctccttctccgtcgtGTAAGGTTACGCCATCATCTTCTTTCTTCTTCGCCGTGTAA